Proteins from one Pseudomonadota bacterium genomic window:
- a CDS encoding UDP-N-acetylglucosamine pyrophosphorylase encodes MELKVRSYDKIVRLVEKGVDIPNPLTLDIGKDVDPELISGNGVTIYPGCRIYGKNTVISAGAKIGYEGPVTIDDCQIGPDVELKAGYFNKAVFLEKANMGLGAHVREGCILEEEAGGAHCVGLKQTILFPFVTLGSLINFCDCLMAGGTSRKNHSEVGSSYIHFNFTPDGDKTTASLIGDVPRGVMLNQPPIFLGGQGGMVGPLLVSYGNIVAAGTILRKDVIEENKLIFGKSLSGATINNTPGNYLSISRVVGNNILYLANLVALEQWYTYIRQPFFEKQEFGDLVYAGAMDKLSSAKKERIKRLRDMADKAKVLTEKYPDKRQSEAGKKEFYDAADKIRNIFTNPPANDLNGELRDIFLTTVNAHKKGSDQKYIDFIKGLPIDISKAGVKWLEAIIESLCSEVDSFMPLLNLFKK; translated from the coding sequence GTGGAACTCAAGGTCAGGTCATACGATAAGATTGTCAGATTAGTAGAAAAAGGTGTTGATATTCCTAATCCTTTAACTCTGGATATTGGTAAGGATGTTGACCCTGAACTTATTTCAGGCAACGGAGTGACAATCTATCCGGGCTGCCGGATTTATGGCAAAAACACAGTAATTTCGGCAGGGGCAAAGATAGGATACGAAGGCCCGGTAACAATTGATGACTGCCAGATAGGTCCGGATGTAGAACTAAAAGCCGGATATTTCAATAAAGCTGTTTTTCTTGAAAAGGCCAATATGGGTCTTGGCGCTCATGTACGTGAAGGATGTATTCTGGAAGAAGAAGCAGGAGGAGCCCATTGCGTAGGATTGAAACAGACCATTCTTTTCCCTTTTGTAACTCTGGGGAGTTTGATAAATTTTTGCGACTGTCTGATGGCTGGCGGCACAAGTCGTAAAAATCACAGTGAAGTCGGCAGTTCGTACATACATTTTAATTTCACTCCTGACGGAGACAAAACAACGGCTTCACTTATCGGTGATGTTCCAAGAGGTGTAATGCTCAATCAGCCCCCTATTTTCCTTGGAGGGCAGGGCGGTATGGTGGGTCCGCTCCTTGTGAGCTACGGAAATATTGTTGCCGCAGGGACGATATTACGCAAGGATGTTATTGAGGAGAACAAGCTGATCTTTGGTAAATCTTTGTCTGGCGCAACCATTAATAACACCCCGGGGAACTATCTTTCCATCTCCCGTGTTGTTGGCAACAACATCCTTTACCTGGCAAATCTGGTTGCCCTTGAACAATGGTATACCTATATTCGTCAACCTTTTTTTGAAAAGCAGGAATTCGGCGACCTTGTTTATGCAGGAGCAATGGACAAACTTTCATCGGCAAAGAAAGAACGTATTAAACGTCTTCGGGATATGGCAGACAAAGCAAAGGTTTTAACTGAAAAGTACCCGGATAAAAGACAATCTGAAGCCGGTAAAAAGGAATTTTATGATGCCGCCGACAAAATCCGGAATATTTTTACCAATCCCCCTGCAAATGACCTGAACGGGGAATTGCGCGATATTTTTCTTACCACAGTCAATGCACACAAAAAAGGCAGCGATCAGAAATATATTGACTTTATAAAAGGTTTACCTATCGATATATCAAAGGCAGGTGTAAAATGGCTTGAAGCAATCATTGAAAGTCTTTGCAGCGAAGTAGACAGCTTCATGCCGTTGTTAAACCTTTTCAAAAAGTAA
- a CDS encoding CoB--CoM heterodisulfide reductase iron-sulfur subunit A family protein: MRVGVFICHCGNNIAGTVDVAKVAEETRKIPGVAYATTYMYTCSEPGQNEIKEAIVREGLDRVVVAACSPRMHELTFRRTVEKAGLNRYFFEMANIREHISWIGENKDLNTTKATEAVRMAVAKVMQNKPLYSTSFKVNKRVLVIGGGVAGMQAALDCADGGLEVLLVEKSPSVGGMMARLDKTFPTIDCSICILGPKMVDVAQHDKITLHAFSEIEEIKGYVGNYQIKIRKKATYVDWTKCTGCGACMEKCPSKNAYDAFNYGVAPTRAINIPFPQAIPKKAKIDPKFCRQFVKGKCGVCAKICPTKAIDYEMQDEIITEDIGAIIVATGYSLIDMDKLPEYGGGRYPDVISGIQYERLLNASGPTSGHIIRPSDHVEPKTIVFVSCAGSRDKSIGIPYCSNFCCMYIAKQAILTKDHIPDSQSYVFYMDIRSNGKGYDEFTRRAQEEYGAKYVRGRVSRIYPKGNKMVVIGADTLLGTQVEVEADLVVLGTAVISTPDAAHMAEKLHISYDTFGFYVESHPKLRPVETNTSGVFLAGACQGPKDIPASVGQGSAAASKVQALFSKDMLESDPAVARVNINTCVGCLKCVKTCPFGAIKDKELRDGKVVAEVIETVCAGCGVCTSTCPCGAIQLQHFTDNQLLAEVNAICQK, from the coding sequence ATGCGGGTTGGCGTATTTATTTGCCACTGTGGAAATAATATTGCCGGCACAGTTGATGTTGCCAAAGTGGCGGAAGAAACACGAAAAATTCCAGGCGTTGCCTATGCAACAACTTATATGTATACCTGCTCTGAGCCGGGCCAGAATGAAATAAAAGAGGCGATAGTAAGAGAAGGCCTTGACAGGGTTGTTGTTGCGGCCTGTTCTCCAAGAATGCATGAACTGACCTTCAGACGTACCGTAGAAAAGGCCGGGCTTAACCGCTACTTCTTTGAGATGGCAAACATCAGGGAGCACATTTCATGGATCGGCGAAAATAAAGACCTTAATACCACAAAAGCTACAGAAGCAGTCAGAATGGCAGTGGCAAAGGTTATGCAGAATAAACCGCTCTATTCAACATCTTTTAAGGTAAATAAGAGGGTGCTGGTTATCGGCGGCGGAGTTGCCGGTATGCAGGCAGCCCTTGATTGTGCCGACGGTGGTCTGGAAGTTCTGCTTGTGGAAAAGAGCCCAAGCGTAGGCGGCATGATGGCACGCCTTGACAAGACATTTCCAACAATAGATTGCTCTATTTGCATACTGGGTCCGAAAATGGTGGATGTGGCCCAGCACGATAAAATAACCCTCCATGCCTTTTCCGAGATCGAAGAAATCAAGGGATATGTTGGAAACTATCAGATTAAAATCAGAAAGAAAGCCACGTACGTTGACTGGACAAAATGCACTGGCTGCGGCGCCTGTATGGAAAAATGTCCTTCCAAAAATGCATACGACGCATTCAATTATGGTGTTGCTCCGACACGGGCAATCAACATTCCCTTTCCCCAGGCCATTCCAAAAAAAGCAAAGATAGACCCGAAATTCTGCCGCCAGTTCGTAAAAGGGAAATGCGGTGTATGTGCCAAGATATGTCCTACAAAGGCAATTGATTATGAAATGCAGGATGAGATCATCACAGAGGACATAGGTGCGATTATTGTTGCTACCGGTTACAGTCTTATAGATATGGATAAACTTCCGGAGTATGGCGGAGGCCGTTACCCTGATGTGATATCGGGGATTCAATATGAGAGACTGCTAAACGCATCGGGTCCCACGTCAGGTCACATTATAAGACCTTCCGATCATGTTGAGCCGAAGACAATAGTATTTGTCTCCTGTGCAGGTTCACGCGACAAATCCATCGGAATACCTTATTGCTCAAACTTCTGCTGTATGTATATTGCCAAGCAGGCTATCCTTACAAAGGACCATATCCCTGACTCTCAATCATATGTGTTCTATATGGACATCCGCTCCAATGGAAAAGGCTATGATGAGTTTACAAGAAGGGCGCAGGAAGAATACGGGGCAAAATATGTACGGGGACGCGTATCAAGAATTTATCCTAAAGGAAACAAGATGGTCGTAATCGGCGCTGATACGCTTCTCGGAACTCAGGTTGAAGTTGAAGCCGATCTTGTTGTCCTCGGTACTGCGGTGATTTCAACACCGGATGCGGCGCATATGGCAGAAAAGCTACATATCTCTTATGATACCTTCGGGTTTTATGTGGAAAGTCATCCTAAATTAAGACCTGTTGAGACAAATACTTCAGGTGTATTCCTTGCAGGTGCCTGCCAGGGGCCTAAAGACATACCGGCTTCCGTAGGTCAGGGAAGTGCTGCTGCCAGTAAGGTTCAGGCGCTATTTTCAAAGGATATGCTCGAATCCGATCCTGCTGTTGCAAGGGTCAATATAAATACTTGTGTCGGATGTCTTAAATGTGTGAAAACATGTCCCTTTGGTGCTATCAAAGACAAGGAACTTCGGGATGGAAAGGTTGTAGCCGAAGTTATTGAGACTGTCTGTGCCGGTTGCGGTGTTTGTACTTCAACCTGTCCCTGTGGCGCCATACAATTACAGCATTTTACCGATAATCAGCTCTTAGCGGAGGTTAATGCCATATGCCAGAAGTAG
- a CDS encoding FAD/NAD(P)-binding protein, whose amino-acid sequence MEQSFNPYLPELATIIKIIDETPNIKTYQVIFNDPDKMKSFSFEPGQVGQIYVFGVGESTFVINSPPTRMDYLQFSVMKAGEVTSAIHELREGDQIGIRAPLGNSFPYGDIKGKKILFIGGGIGLAPLRTLILFMLDNRGDYDDITIIYGARTPIDLCYKYELKEWETRSDVNLILTVDNEYPGWHKRIGFVPTVLNEVAPSPDNTVAITCGPPIMIKFVLQNLAKLNFKDDHVITTLEARMKCGIGICGRCNIGSKYICKDGPVFSLVQLKESGAEI is encoded by the coding sequence ATGGAACAAAGCTTTAATCCTTACCTTCCTGAACTGGCTACTATTATCAAAATTATTGATGAGACGCCCAATATAAAAACATATCAGGTAATTTTTAATGATCCTGATAAGATGAAAAGCTTTTCCTTTGAACCCGGCCAGGTTGGACAGATCTATGTTTTTGGTGTTGGTGAGTCAACATTTGTTATCAATTCTCCACCTACCAGAATGGATTATCTACAGTTCAGCGTTATGAAGGCAGGGGAAGTAACTTCTGCGATCCATGAACTGCGTGAAGGCGATCAGATTGGCATAAGAGCGCCTCTTGGCAACAGTTTCCCTTATGGGGATATAAAAGGGAAGAAGATACTCTTCATCGGTGGAGGAATCGGCCTTGCGCCCCTTCGGACACTGATACTTTTTATGCTGGACAACAGGGGCGATTATGACGATATAACTATTATCTATGGAGCAAGAACCCCTATTGATCTCTGCTATAAGTATGAATTAAAGGAATGGGAAACCCGTTCGGATGTGAATTTAATCCTGACTGTAGATAATGAATATCCCGGCTGGCATAAGAGGATAGGATTTGTCCCTACTGTTTTAAATGAAGTTGCCCCATCTCCTGACAATACTGTGGCAATTACATGCGGACCCCCCATTATGATAAAGTTTGTCCTTCAAAATCTTGCCAAATTGAATTTTAAGGATGATCATGTAATTACCACGCTGGAAGCAAGGATGAAATGCGGCATCGGCATATGCGGGCGGTGCAACATCGGTTCGAAATACATATGCAAGGACGGCCCCGTATTTTCCCTTGTCCAGTTAAAAGAATCCGGCGCAGAAATTTAA
- a CDS encoding ferritin-like domain-containing protein: protein MDLKGTKTEKNLLLAYTGESNNRNLYSYFASQAKDEGYDQIAAIFLETADHEKEHAKQELNFIQTRDVELPAVVYPVKGFGKTVSNLETAVSGEHYEQSIMYPEFAWTADEEGFFEIARMFRYISTVEAQHEKRYLALLNNVKEGRVFKKDTVVKWKCRVCGYVNEDKEAPHSCPVCSYSRACFELLAENY from the coding sequence ATGGACTTAAAGGGAACAAAAACTGAAAAGAATTTGCTGTTAGCCTATACCGGCGAGTCTAACAACAGGAACTTATATTCCTATTTTGCATCACAGGCAAAAGATGAAGGCTATGATCAGATTGCTGCAATTTTTTTGGAAACAGCCGACCATGAAAAAGAACATGCTAAGCAGGAACTGAATTTTATTCAAACAAGAGATGTGGAACTTCCTGCCGTTGTTTATCCTGTTAAGGGATTTGGCAAGACTGTTTCAAACCTGGAAACAGCCGTTTCCGGTGAACATTATGAACAGAGTATAATGTATCCTGAGTTTGCATGGACAGCCGATGAAGAAGGTTTTTTTGAAATCGCCCGAATGTTTAGATATATTTCCACTGTAGAAGCCCAACATGAAAAACGCTATCTTGCCCTTTTAAATAATGTAAAAGAAGGGAGAGTTTTTAAAAAAGATACGGTTGTAAAATGGAAATGCCGCGTCTGCGGCTATGTAAATGAAGATAAGGAGGCTCCGCATAGCTGTCCTGTATGTTCGTACAGCCGTGCTTGTTTTGAGCTATTAGCAGAAAATTATTAG
- a CDS encoding 4Fe-4S dicluster domain-containing protein: MIDKLKEVVAKVLNDVDLVIGYQQGFDAIHATPHYITSADQIDKLIWNPLCVHNLTTHLPILKKKKTGVIVKGCDSRTIVQFIQEGLIVRENLIVIGIPCTGVISVNKILRETNREYIEEVSFDNNGNITIKTEKGQKTLAITDFSPDKCRTCQYPTPLVYDHLIGDPIKSEKAPDSVYNDIKEFEGKTLEERMQYWEKEFDHCIRCYACRNACPMCICSDNCIAESRDPHWITQKMMFTEKFMFHMIHALHLAGRCVECGECERACPMGIPVNKLKRKINQDMKELYGYEPGVSLDEKPPMFMFNVDELKIKEHKI, encoded by the coding sequence TTGATAGATAAACTCAAAGAAGTTGTTGCAAAGGTGTTAAATGATGTTGATCTGGTAATCGGATATCAGCAGGGTTTTGATGCAATACATGCCACGCCGCATTACATTACTTCAGCAGACCAGATTGATAAGCTGATCTGGAATCCTTTATGTGTGCACAATCTGACAACGCACCTCCCGATTCTTAAAAAGAAAAAGACCGGTGTTATTGTTAAAGGCTGCGACAGCCGCACCATAGTCCAGTTTATTCAGGAAGGATTGATAGTACGGGAAAACCTGATTGTTATAGGCATTCCTTGTACAGGCGTGATAAGCGTGAATAAGATACTGAGAGAAACAAATCGGGAATATATTGAAGAGGTTTCCTTTGATAATAACGGAAACATAACCATTAAAACGGAAAAAGGCCAAAAGACATTAGCTATAACTGATTTCTCGCCTGATAAATGCAGGACATGTCAATATCCTACACCTCTTGTATATGACCATTTAATAGGAGATCCCATAAAGTCGGAGAAAGCTCCTGACAGCGTTTATAATGATATAAAGGAGTTTGAGGGTAAAACACTTGAAGAACGCATGCAATACTGGGAGAAGGAATTCGACCACTGCATCCGTTGCTATGCATGCCGGAATGCATGCCCCATGTGTATTTGCAGTGATAACTGCATTGCAGAAAGCCGCGATCCTCACTGGATTACACAAAAAATGATGTTCACTGAGAAATTTATGTTTCACATGATCCATGCTCTTCATCTGGCAGGTAGGTGTGTTGAGTGCGGCGAATGTGAACGTGCCTGCCCTATGGGCATACCGGTAAACAAACTGAAAAGGAAGATCAACCAGGATATGAAGGAACTCTACGGTTATGAACCGGGAGTCAGCCTTGATGAAAAACCTCCTATGTTTATGTTTAATGTTGATGAGTTAAAGATAAAGGAGCATAAAATTTAA
- a CDS encoding hydrogenase iron-sulfur subunit: MPEVAPKELRVVGFLCNWCSYGGADTAGVSRFKQPTDLRIIRVPCSGRVDPLFVVKALLNGADGVLVSGCHPRDCHYSDGNFYARRRLEMLKRLLPFLGIDERRFYYAWVSASEGARWQQTVTEFTNRIHELGPLHIKNEVNP; the protein is encoded by the coding sequence ATGCCAGAAGTAGCCCCTAAAGAACTCAGAGTTGTCGGTTTTCTATGTAACTGGTGTTCTTACGGTGGAGCTGACACTGCCGGTGTAAGCCGTTTCAAACAGCCAACCGACCTCCGGATTATCAGAGTGCCTTGCTCCGGCAGGGTTGACCCGCTTTTTGTAGTAAAGGCCCTCCTCAACGGGGCGGACGGAGTGCTTGTTTCTGGTTGCCATCCAAGGGACTGCCATTATTCTGATGGGAATTTTTATGCGAGAAGAAGACTCGAAATGCTGAAAAGGCTTCTCCCTTTCCTGGGTATTGATGAAAGGAGATTTTACTATGCCTGGGTTTCTGCTTCAGAAGGGGCAAGATGGCAGCAAACGGTAACGGAATTTACTAACAGAATTCATGAGTTGGGACCCCTCCATATTAAAAATGAGGTAAACCCTTGA
- a CDS encoding 4Fe-4S dicluster domain-containing protein, with translation MAETGFLPKEKIENFLGAISKDALLYTPVLEGDVVIFRPFITGNALCLDRPANSPPKSVIYPQSDVLFSYEYKKETDDPKKVSVEIETHMDYPKSVIFGCRPCDAMGFTVYDRVFIESNGPDTYYQGRRDKTTIITLSCPAPSAGCFCTALGGGPANMEGSDVLMTVLEKGFLLEPVSEKGKAILGMPEMEDGSQFIEEARKKQQQAHDAVKKPFPSVSHTEISRKRFDLDEFWQQAVSKCVSCGACTFLCPTCYCFNFTDEQTLEKGERIRSWDACMFYHFTLEASGHNPRATRFLRYRNRVGHKFLFYPEKYNGVIACSGCGRCIRYCPVSVDISEIVSQLRSPE, from the coding sequence ATGGCAGAAACAGGTTTTCTTCCAAAAGAAAAAATTGAAAACTTTTTAGGGGCAATCAGTAAAGATGCCCTTTTATATACACCTGTCCTTGAGGGCGATGTTGTCATATTCAGGCCTTTCATCACCGGAAACGCCCTCTGTCTGGACAGACCCGCCAACAGTCCGCCAAAGTCGGTAATTTATCCGCAGAGCGATGTTTTGTTTTCATATGAATATAAAAAAGAAACTGATGACCCGAAAAAGGTGTCCGTTGAGATAGAAACACATATGGATTACCCGAAGTCAGTGATCTTTGGATGCCGCCCCTGTGATGCAATGGGTTTCACTGTTTATGACAGGGTCTTTATAGAATCGAACGGTCCTGATACATACTATCAGGGACGCCGCGACAAGACCACAATAATTACACTTAGTTGCCCGGCACCCTCTGCAGGATGTTTCTGCACTGCTTTAGGGGGCGGACCTGCCAACATGGAAGGATCTGATGTACTTATGACCGTCCTTGAGAAAGGGTTTCTCCTTGAGCCTGTCAGCGAAAAAGGCAAGGCTATCCTTGGAATGCCGGAGATGGAAGACGGAAGCCAATTTATAGAGGAAGCCCGTAAGAAACAACAACAGGCACATGATGCAGTAAAAAAACCCTTTCCGTCAGTGAGCCATACCGAAATATCGAGAAAACGTTTTGACCTTGATGAATTCTGGCAGCAAGCAGTAAGCAAGTGTGTAAGCTGCGGCGCCTGTACATTTCTCTGTCCCACATGTTACTGTTTTAATTTTACCGACGAACAGACCCTGGAAAAGGGGGAGAGGATCCGTAGTTGGGATGCCTGCATGTTTTATCATTTTACTCTGGAAGCAAGTGGCCATAACCCGAGAGCAACAAGATTCTTAAGATATAGAAACAGGGTAGGACATAAATTCCTTTTTTATCCTGAAAAATATAATGGAGTAATTGCCTGTTCCGGTTGCGGAAGATGCATCAGGTATTGCCCCGTTTCTGTAGATATTAGTGAAATTGTTTCCCAACTTAGAAGTCCGGAGTGA
- the glmM gene encoding phosphoglucosamine mutase: protein MGKLFGTDGIRGEANRYPMNSAIAFSVGQAVTHLLRKSHHKPRLIIGKDTRISGYMLESSLEAGITSMGGIPYLVGVLPTPGIAFITQSMRADAGIVISASHNPYQDNGIKIFSGNGFKLSDEEEETIETLMFEGKLPEMVPPAAEMGRAYRLEDVHGRYIVFLKNTFPRELSMEDMKIVIDSANGATYKVAPDAFFELGADIEVIHRAPNGLNINDNCGSQYTRDLKKRVIETGAAIGLAFDGDGDRLIAVDEKGNEITGDQILVICAKILKDEGKLKNNLLVSTIMSNLGLTIACKKNGFKHHASKVGDRYVLEDMQRLGSIIGGEESGHMIFLDHHTTGDGIVTAMQLISAMVKTGKPLSELAKLMDVFPQKVINVPVKNKPEISSVPKVVEIIEQVEKELGESGRVLVRYSGTQNLCRVMVEGPSNEITEKCCEQISGVVKAEIG from the coding sequence ATGGGTAAATTATTCGGGACAGATGGGATAAGGGGCGAGGCTAACCGTTATCCGATGAATTCTGCCATTGCATTTTCAGTAGGACAGGCAGTTACACATCTTTTGAGAAAATCACATCATAAACCAAGGTTGATTATCGGTAAAGACACGAGAATTTCAGGCTATATGCTGGAAAGTTCCCTTGAGGCAGGCATTACCTCCATGGGCGGTATACCCTATCTGGTAGGCGTTTTGCCTACGCCGGGAATTGCCTTTATTACTCAGAGCATGCGTGCTGACGCCGGTATCGTTATTTCTGCCTCTCATAACCCTTATCAGGATAATGGGATAAAAATATTTTCGGGGAACGGCTTTAAATTATCCGACGAAGAGGAGGAAACGATAGAGACGCTGATGTTCGAAGGCAAGCTTCCGGAAATGGTTCCCCCTGCAGCGGAAATGGGCCGTGCATACCGTCTGGAAGATGTGCACGGGAGATATATTGTATTTCTGAAAAATACTTTTCCGCGTGAATTGTCTATGGAAGATATGAAGATAGTCATAGATTCTGCAAATGGGGCCACTTACAAAGTTGCCCCGGATGCATTCTTTGAACTGGGCGCCGACATTGAAGTAATCCACCGTGCTCCAAATGGCCTTAATATTAATGATAATTGTGGTTCTCAATATACCCGTGATCTAAAAAAGCGTGTCATTGAAACAGGTGCAGCCATAGGGCTGGCCTTTGACGGTGACGGAGACCGCCTTATCGCTGTTGATGAAAAGGGCAACGAAATCACCGGCGACCAGATTCTCGTTATCTGTGCCAAGATATTAAAAGATGAGGGCAAACTGAAAAACAACCTGCTTGTCAGCACTATTATGAGCAACCTCGGTCTTACCATAGCTTGTAAAAAAAACGGCTTTAAACACCATGCATCCAAAGTGGGCGACCGCTATGTCCTTGAAGACATGCAACGTTTAGGGAGCATCATTGGCGGTGAAGAATCGGGTCACATGATTTTTCTCGATCACCACACTACCGGTGACGGCATAGTGACTGCAATGCAGTTAATCAGCGCAATGGTAAAAACAGGGAAACCCCTGTCCGAGCTTGCCAAATTAATGGATGTATTCCCTCAAAAGGTTATTAATGTACCTGTAAAAAACAAGCCTGAAATCTCTTCTGTGCCGAAGGTGGTGGAAATAATAGAGCAGGTAGAGAAAGAACTCGGTGAAAGCGGCCGTGTGCTGGTACGTTATTCAGGCACACAGAACTTATGCCGTGTTATGGTTGAAGGTCCCAGCAATGAGATAACTGAAAAATGTTGTGAGCAGATTTCCGGTGTTGTAAAAGCTGAGATAGGGTAA
- the hisS gene encoding histidine--tRNA ligase, with amino-acid sequence MEKIKTLRGFRDILGEEIHKFRLIEDISRKYFGILGFKEIEIPILEKTELFVRSIGDTTDIVEKEMFTFTDIGGDSLTLRPEATAGIVRSYLQEGMYVKERMSKVFTMGPMFRHERPQKGRFREFHQVDVEVFGVSEPLIDAELLWMISLILHELNINDYRMEVNSVGCKTCRETFRDMLVSYFEGEKDRLCEDCARRLQRNPLRIFDCKNTQCIEISQDSPLLYNYLCHGCMEHFDAFLEYINSFGVDVVINKRLVRGLDYYTKTVFEVTSDELGAQKAFIAGGRYDNLVEEMGGPSTPGIGFGAGVERLALLMKTVPSSEKPSCFFAYMGDRARNYLVPLLKSFAKEGLPLYYSYEGKSLKSQMRYADSLHVDFVFILGDDEIDKGSITLRNMKTKDQHSLPLDPLKLPQEILKLITG; translated from the coding sequence ATGGAAAAAATAAAAACATTAAGGGGATTCAGGGATATCCTGGGCGAGGAAATCCATAAATTCAGGCTTATAGAAGATATATCAAGAAAATATTTTGGTATCCTGGGCTTTAAGGAGATTGAAATTCCTATTCTCGAAAAGACAGAACTTTTTGTAAGAAGTATCGGAGATACAACAGATATCGTAGAAAAGGAAATGTTTACCTTCACGGATATCGGAGGTGATTCTCTCACATTGAGGCCTGAAGCTACAGCGGGCATTGTAAGGTCATATTTGCAGGAAGGTATGTACGTTAAGGAAAGAATGAGCAAGGTCTTTACCATGGGGCCTATGTTCCGGCATGAAAGGCCCCAGAAAGGCAGATTCCGGGAATTTCACCAGGTTGATGTTGAGGTTTTCGGGGTAAGTGAACCACTGATCGATGCAGAGCTTTTATGGATGATTTCCTTGATACTGCACGAACTCAACATCAATGATTACCGTATGGAAGTAAACAGTGTGGGCTGTAAAACGTGCAGGGAAACCTTCAGAGATATGCTTGTTTCATATTTTGAAGGGGAAAAAGACAGACTATGCGAGGATTGCGCCAGACGCCTGCAACGTAATCCTCTCAGGATATTTGACTGCAAAAATACCCAGTGTATCGAGATAAGCCAGGATTCACCCTTGCTTTATAATTATTTGTGCCACGGATGCATGGAACATTTTGATGCATTTCTGGAATATATAAATAGTTTTGGTGTCGATGTTGTTATCAATAAAAGGCTCGTCAGGGGGCTTGACTACTACACAAAAACTGTTTTCGAAGTAACGTCCGATGAGCTTGGCGCGCAGAAGGCATTCATTGCAGGCGGGAGGTACGATAATCTTGTTGAAGAGATGGGCGGTCCATCAACGCCTGGCATAGGTTTCGGCGCCGGTGTCGAAAGGCTGGCGTTATTGATGAAAACCGTTCCTTCATCTGAAAAACCTTCCTGTTTTTTTGCTTATATGGGAGACAGAGCAAGGAATTACCTTGTACCGCTCTTAAAGTCTTTTGCTAAAGAAGGACTGCCATTGTATTACTCATACGAAGGCAAATCTTTGAAATCACAGATGCGATATGCCGACAGCTTACACGTAGATTTTGTATTCATACTCGGCGACGATGAAATTGATAAAGGATCAATAACATTAAGAAATATGAAGACTAAAGACCAGCATAGTCTCCCCTTGGATCCTTTAAAACTCCCGCAGGAGATATTGAAGTTAATTACCGGATAG